DNA from Mesorhizobium loti R88b:
ATGCCGGGCGAGCGGCTGCTTGGCGCCGTGATTCATCAATTCGGGCATCAATCCGGCGACACGGTCGCCAGCGAGATTGTCGCCATCCCCGGCATGACTATCTATGCCCTCGATGACGTCGTTGCCGAGGTCTATCCGCACGAGGCGCACAAGGTTCGAAAGCGGGTCGCGTCATGAGCGCGCTGTCGCTTCGCGGTCTCAAAAAATCCTTCGGCGGCAACGTCATTCTGAATGGCGTGAGCCTCGATGCCGAAGCCGGCGAATTCATCGCTCTGGTCGGTCCTTCCGGGTGCGGCAAGAGCACCTTGCTGCGCATCCTGGCCGGTCTCGATCACGCCGACAGCGGCGACATCTTCGTCGATGGCAGGGACATGTCGCCGGTTGCCGCGGCCGACCGCAACATCGCCATGGTGTTTCAGTCCTACGCGCTTTACCCGCATTTGACGGCCGGCCAGAACATTGCCGTGCCGCTTGCCATGAAGCGGCTGAGCGGGTCGCAGCGCCTGCCGCTGGTCGGCTCGCTGCTGCCCGGCCAGAAAGCGATCCGCACCGGCATTGCGCGCGATGTCCGCGAAATGGCTGCCTTGCTCAAGATCGACCATCTGCTCGATCGCAAGCCGGGACAGATGTCGGGCGGCCAGCGGCAACGCGTGGCGCTCGCACGCGCCATGGTGCGGCAGCCCAGCATCTTCCTGATGGACGAGCCGCTCTCCAATCTCGATGCCAATCTGCGCGTTCATGCCCGCGGCGAGATCGTCGAACTGCACCGCCGTGCCGGCGTGCCGACGCTTTATGTGACGCATGACCAGGCCGAGGCGCTTTCAATGGCCGACCGCGTCGCGGTGATGATCGGCGGCAATCTGCTGCAGCTCGCCGCGCCCGAAATCATCTACAATGATCCCGCCCATATCGAGGTCGCGCGTTTCGTCGGCCAGCCGAGGATCAACATCATCCCGGCGCAGGCCGAAAACGGCCGTGTCGTGTTCGAAGGCATCCGGCTGGCCTTGCTGGAGAAAGTGGCGAACGGCCCGGTCAGCCTCGGCATCCGGCCCGAATTCGTCAAACTGTCCCCCAGCGGGCGCAGTGGCCTTGCCGGGCGGATCGAGCGCCTCGAATTCCTCGGCTCGGAAGTCATTGCCCACTGCCGACTCGACGCCTCCGACGACAGCGTCATCGCCAAGCTGGCGCCGCATGAGGCGAGGGACCTGATCGCCGGAATGCCGGTAGGCATCCTTCTGCCCCCCGAACAAGCGATGGTCTTCGGGCCGGAGGGACGGCGGCTGCGCATGGCGGATGTGGCAGGCGCGCGGCAGGAGCCGGCCTATGTCTAGCGTCGCGCTGGCGGGTCACATCCCGAGCGCCGCAGCACTGCGTCAGCGCAGCGAGAACCGGACCGCCTGGCTGCTGGCGGCGCCGGCCATCGTGCTGTTGCTGCTGTTCGTGCTGTTGCCCGTGGCTGCCGTCATCTTCCTTGGCTTCACCGACTTTGAACTCGGCTACGGCAAGTTTCGCTTCGTCGGTTTCGAGAATTACGCCCATCTCCTGAGCGACCGCACCTTTCGCCGGTCGTTGTGGAACACGTCGGTCTACACGGCGATCGTCGCGCCGGTCTCGATCGTGCTTGGCCTCGGCGTTGCCATCCTGATCGAAGGCGAGGGGCGGGCGCGCGGCTTTTTCCGCACCGTCTACTTCCTGCCGGTCGCCTCGCTGATCGTCGCCATGGCGACCGTCTGGCAATACATCTTCCATCCGACGATCGGGCCGCTCAACGCACTGCTTTCGCTGGCCGGCATTCCAGGCCCGAACTGGCTCGGCGCGTCGAACACGGTGCTCTACAGCCTGTCGATCATCGGCATCTGGCAGTCGGTCGGCTTCAACATGGTGCTGTTCCTGGCGGGCCTGACGGCGATCCCGCGCGAGCTCTATGCCGCCGCGCACGTCGACGGCGCGAAATCGGCACTCGATCGGTTCTTCCTGGTCACCTGGCCGATGCTTGGGCCGACGACGCTGTTCGTCGTCACCATCAGCATCACCAATGCGGTGAAGGTTTTCGAAACGGTGAAGATGCTGACCGATGGCGGCCCCAACAAGGCGTCGGAAGTGCTGCTTTTCACCATCTACCAGGAAGGCTTCGTCTATCTGCGCGTCGGCTACGCCTCGGCGATGACAGTCGTCTTCCTGGCGATCCTGGTCGTGCTGATGCTTCTGCAATACCGCGTGCTCGACCGAAGGGTGCACTACACATGAACAGCACCGCCATTCCGGCCGGCCGCATCATCCGCTTCGCGCTGCTTTCGCTCGGTGCGCTGATGATCCTTGCGCCCTACATCTTCATGATCTCGACGGCGGGCAAGACGCAGAGCGACATCTTCACCTCGTCGCTGACGCTCATCCCGCAGCATTTCTACTTCGCCGAGAATTTCGCCAAGGCGTTTGCCAAGGTGCCGATGGCGACGCTGCTGTGGAACGGCGTCGTCGTCTGCGGCCTGATCTTCTTCTTCCAGGTCGTGGTCGCGATCCCGTGCGCCTATGCGATGGCCAAGCTGAAATTCCACGCCGCGCGGCTGATGATGGTGCTCGTCATGCTCGGCCTGCTGGTGCCGATCCATGCCACCGCGCTGCCGCTCTATGTCGCCTTCGACAGGATGTCGCTGCTCAACAGCTACACCTCGCTGGTCGCACCCTTCACCATATCGGTGTTCGCGATCTTCATGTTCCTGCAGTTCTTCCGCGCCATGCCCGACGACCTGCTGCACGCCGCACGGCTCGACGGTATGTCCGAACTCGGCATCATCGCCCGCGTCATCGTCCCCAATGCGTGGCCGGCGGTCACTGCGTTTGCGATCTTTTCCGTCGTCGCGCACTGGAACGATCTCTACTGGCCGCTGATCGTCGTCAGCAAGCAGGCCTACGCCACGCCGCCGCTCGGCCTGATGTATTTCCGGGCCGCGGAAGCCGGCGACGACTACGGCGCGCTGATGGCCGCCACGCTGATCATCACCCTTCCTCTCGTCGCCGCCTTCCTGCTCGCGCAGAAGCGCTTCGTCGAGGGCATCACCATGACCGGTCTCAAAGGCTGATCTGCCTACAACCAATTGGGCCAACAAGGAGCAGGAGCAATGAAGCATTTTTCCAGGATTTTCGCCGCAGCGGCGGTGTCGCTGGCGGCGGCCCTTCCGGCCTATGCCGAAACGACGCTGACGGTTCACTATCCGATGCCCGGTTTCTTCAAGAACGTGATGGACACGATCTCGAAGAAGTTCATGGAGGAAAATCCCGACATCAAGATCCAGTTCGCCAGCCCGTCGGCGACCTATGAAGAAGGTATCCAGACCATTCTTCGCCAAGCCGGCACCGACGAGATGCCCGACATCACCTTCATCGGCCTCAACCGCTTGCGCATGCTCAATGAGCGGGACGTTGCCGTCGATCTCGGCCCGCTGGTCAAGAAGGAAGGCAACATGGCGGAGCTCGGCTTCTCCGACACGATCCTGAAGCTGGCACAGGTCAACGGCAAGCAGGTGGGCCTCGCCTTCGCGACGTCCAACCCGATCATGTATTACAATGCAGACCTTGTGAAGGCGGCCGGTGGCGATCCCGACAATCCGCCCAAGACCTGGGACGAGGTCATTGCGCTTGGCGGTAAGATCAAGGCGCTTGGCAACGGCGTCGACGGCATCGATTTCCGCTGGCAGGGCGACGACTGGATGTTCTCGGCGCTGCTGTTCGGCGCCGGCGGCAAGATGCTGAACGAGGACGAAAGCAAGGTCGCCTTCAACGGGCCGGAAGGCGAGAAGGCGATGGAGATTCTCGAGCGGATGGTGAAGGAGGGCGGCATGCCGGTCTTCACCAAGCCGGCGGGCGAGCAGGCCTTCGCGGCCGGCAAGGTCGGCTTCGAATTCCAGACCACGGGTGCTTTGGTCAACACGATCAAGAATGTCGGTGACAAGTTCACGCTGCGCACCGCCAAGATCCCGCTGATCGATCCGGTCAACGGCCATCTGCCGACCGGCGGCAATGCCGTGGTCATCCTGACCAAGGACGCGGCCAAGCAGGACGCCGCCTGGAAGTTCGCGAAATTCGCCGCCGGCCCCTATGGCGCTTCCGTCGTCGTGCCCGGCACAGGCTATGTTCCCAACAATGAGCTGGCTGCGAAGTCTCCTGACTATCTCGGCGATTTCTACAAGAAGAACCCGCTCTTCCAGGCCGGGCTCAGCCAGATGCCGCTGATGGTTCCGTGGTACGCTTTCCCGGGCACCAATGGCGTGAAGGTAACGCAGACGATCGTCGACAATCTGTCGCGCATCGTCGACCAGTCGGCCACGCCCAAGGAAGCGCTCACCGACGCGGCCAGCGATGTCGAAGGCATGCTGCCGACGCAGTAAGGGTTTTCCAGAGCAGCCGCCGCGCCAGCGCGGCGGCTGCTCTGTATCAGAAGGGCCTGTAAACCTTCTCCGCCGTGTTCCAGAAGATATCGGCCTCGGCCGTCGTGCCGTGCTTCGCCACCGCATTGCGGTGCGCCCTGATGAGCTCGACGTGGCTGGTCCAGAGCTTCTCGATCGGGAAGTTCGAGCCGAACATCAGATGGTCCGCGCCCAGGATATCGATCGCGTTGTCGATGATGTAGGCGATCAGGGCCGGATCGTTGCGATGGACGAAGGTGCCGAGACCGGACAGCTTTGCGTAGAAATTGGGTGCTGCCGACAGCGTGCGCAGGCCGGCTTTCCAGGCCTCTGTGGTTTCCGGCTCCATACCGGTCAGCATGCCGGCATGGGTGAGGATGAAATTGGTTTGCGGGTTTTCGCCGACCAGCGTCAGTCCGTCCTTCATCTGGGCAGGGAAGAGCTGCAGGTCGAACGATAGTCCGTAATCCTTCAGCCTCGCCACGTTGGCTCGCACTTTCGGATCGATGACCTGATCGGCAGAGGCGGCGAAGCGGAAGGCCGGCGTTTCGTGCCAGTGGAGTTGCATGCGCACGCCGCGCAACAGCTTGTATTTCGTCAGCCGGTCGATCTGCGGCCTGACATCGTCGACCGTCATGTCGGCATAGCCGACGATGGCGTGCGGCCAGCCGGTTTCATCAGCGGTCTTCTGCAGGAAGGCGACTTCCTTCTCGAAATCCTCCTTGGCCCAGTTGGTCTGGACATAGACCGCCTTTTCGACGGCCGAGCCTTTCTGATCTTCAAGGAATTCCCCGATCGGATAGTCGCGGCGGATCGGTTCGTAGGGGCCGAAGATGCGCGGCACCATCGGGCCGACCAGCCAGGGCTGATCCTTCTGGCGCCAGATGTGGAAATGCGCGTCGATGGCTTTCTGCATCACGATACCCTTTTCCAGATTGTCGATGCCGCCGGGGCAGGGCGGGCAAGCGACAGGATGAAATCGGTGAGGCTTTTTACCGACGAGCCGTCGATGAGGTCGTCGAGGTCAGGCAGGATGGCGCGAAGCGCCGCCGTGGCCGGCCGGAAGCGCGGGTCGCTGGCCAAGGGAGTCGCCAGCGACAGCCGGAAGGCGCGCGCGCTCAGCCTTCGCATCGCCGTCTCCAACTCGCCATGGCCGCCACGCTCCAGCGCGTCGGAGAGGATGACGATCGCGGCGCCGCGCGCGAAGGACGAGAAGCGCGGCACCGAGAGAAAGGCCAGTAATGTCGGTCCCATGCGGGTGCCGCCGTCCCAGTCGTCGACCTGGGCGGCCGCGCGTGCCAGCGCCTGATCGCGGTCGCGAATGCGCAATGCCGTGGTGATGCGGGTCAGCCGCGTGCCGAACGTGAAGATCTCGGCGCGGTCGGCGCCTTGCACGGCGGCATGCGCTAGCTTGAGGTAGTCCGCCGTGTGCAGTTTCATCGAGCCGGAGACATCGATCAGCAGCAGCAGCTTGCGCGGCACGCTCTGGCGGCGGCGCAGCAGCGGCGAGGGCACATCGCCATCGGCGCTGACGA
Protein-coding regions in this window:
- a CDS encoding amidohydrolase family protein, whose amino-acid sequence is MQKAIDAHFHIWRQKDQPWLVGPMVPRIFGPYEPIRRDYPIGEFLEDQKGSAVEKAVYVQTNWAKEDFEKEVAFLQKTADETGWPHAIVGYADMTVDDVRPQIDRLTKYKLLRGVRMQLHWHETPAFRFAASADQVIDPKVRANVARLKDYGLSFDLQLFPAQMKDGLTLVGENPQTNFILTHAGMLTGMEPETTEAWKAGLRTLSAAPNFYAKLSGLGTFVHRNDPALIAYIIDNAIDILGADHLMFGSNFPIEKLWTSHVELIRAHRNAVAKHGTTAEADIFWNTAEKVYRPF
- a CDS encoding ABC transporter ATP-binding protein; translation: MSALSLRGLKKSFGGNVILNGVSLDAEAGEFIALVGPSGCGKSTLLRILAGLDHADSGDIFVDGRDMSPVAAADRNIAMVFQSYALYPHLTAGQNIAVPLAMKRLSGSQRLPLVGSLLPGQKAIRTGIARDVREMAALLKIDHLLDRKPGQMSGGQRQRVALARAMVRQPSIFLMDEPLSNLDANLRVHARGEIVELHRRAGVPTLYVTHDQAEALSMADRVAVMIGGNLLQLAAPEIIYNDPAHIEVARFVGQPRINIIPAQAENGRVVFEGIRLALLEKVANGPVSLGIRPEFVKLSPSGRSGLAGRIERLEFLGSEVIAHCRLDASDDSVIAKLAPHEARDLIAGMPVGILLPPEQAMVFGPEGRRLRMADVAGARQEPAYV
- a CDS encoding carbohydrate ABC transporter permease, yielding MSSVALAGHIPSAAALRQRSENRTAWLLAAPAIVLLLLFVLLPVAAVIFLGFTDFELGYGKFRFVGFENYAHLLSDRTFRRSLWNTSVYTAIVAPVSIVLGLGVAILIEGEGRARGFFRTVYFLPVASLIVAMATVWQYIFHPTIGPLNALLSLAGIPGPNWLGASNTVLYSLSIIGIWQSVGFNMVLFLAGLTAIPRELYAAAHVDGAKSALDRFFLVTWPMLGPTTLFVVTISITNAVKVFETVKMLTDGGPNKASEVLLFTIYQEGFVYLRVGYASAMTVVFLAILVVLMLLQYRVLDRRVHYT
- a CDS encoding ABC transporter substrate-binding protein; amino-acid sequence: MKHFSRIFAAAAVSLAAALPAYAETTLTVHYPMPGFFKNVMDTISKKFMEENPDIKIQFASPSATYEEGIQTILRQAGTDEMPDITFIGLNRLRMLNERDVAVDLGPLVKKEGNMAELGFSDTILKLAQVNGKQVGLAFATSNPIMYYNADLVKAAGGDPDNPPKTWDEVIALGGKIKALGNGVDGIDFRWQGDDWMFSALLFGAGGKMLNEDESKVAFNGPEGEKAMEILERMVKEGGMPVFTKPAGEQAFAAGKVGFEFQTTGALVNTIKNVGDKFTLRTAKIPLIDPVNGHLPTGGNAVVILTKDAAKQDAAWKFAKFAAGPYGASVVVPGTGYVPNNELAAKSPDYLGDFYKKNPLFQAGLSQMPLMVPWYAFPGTNGVKVTQTIVDNLSRIVDQSATPKEALTDAASDVEGMLPTQ
- a CDS encoding vWA domain-containing protein, producing MRDVDNPFSPSTGRRCPEGADEGHRQRRLESFPRAAAPLLGFARLLRRYGLAVAPEQISNFMQAVTLLGPRSMADIREAALATLAPPPDRRDEFEAHFQSHFYDNTSAVVEGDADEETRIKDDGGADDERTETEQSQEGGELSSALEQLSTRDFQRDDDRLTAFRRKLSAALPARRSFRTVRTPSRGKLDLRRSLREIVSADGDVPSPLLRRRQSVPRKLLLLIDVSGSMKLHTADYLKLAHAAVQGADRAEIFTFGTRLTRITTALRIRDRDQALARAAAQVDDWDGGTRMGPTLLAFLSVPRFSSFARGAAIVILSDALERGGHGELETAMRRLSARAFRLSLATPLASDPRFRPATAALRAILPDLDDLIDGSSVKSLTDFILSLARPAPAASTIWKRVS
- a CDS encoding carbohydrate ABC transporter permease; its protein translation is MNSTAIPAGRIIRFALLSLGALMILAPYIFMISTAGKTQSDIFTSSLTLIPQHFYFAENFAKAFAKVPMATLLWNGVVVCGLIFFFQVVVAIPCAYAMAKLKFHAARLMMVLVMLGLLVPIHATALPLYVAFDRMSLLNSYTSLVAPFTISVFAIFMFLQFFRAMPDDLLHAARLDGMSELGIIARVIVPNAWPAVTAFAIFSVVAHWNDLYWPLIVVSKQAYATPPLGLMYFRAAEAGDDYGALMAATLIITLPLVAAFLLAQKRFVEGITMTGLKG